In Salinibaculum sp. SYNS191, the genomic window GAAGTCAACTCGGTGCAGAACGTTCGTGCGGTCTGGACTGGTGACGAGTGGGAACTACACTTCGTCTGCAAAGTCGAACTCGAAACCCTCGACTCCGCAGGCGGCGAAGTTGCGGGAATCGACCTTGGCATCAAGAACCTTGCCACGGTCGCGTTCCCCGACGAATACGTTCTCTACCCCGGCAACTCGCTCAAAGAAGACAAGCACTACTTCAAACGTGCTGAATACGATACTGAGGGTGAGAACGGCCCGTCTGAGAAGTCGATGTGGGCGCGTCGAAAACTCGCAGACCGCGAGACGCACTTCTACCACACACTGACGGACACCATCATCACCGAGTGTGTCGAACGGAACGTGGGCACGCTCGCGGTGAGTTGGCCCGAAGACGTGAGAGAATCTGATTGGGGCAAGACGGGCAACAAGAAGTTGCATACGTGGGCGTTCGACCGCATCTACCAGTACCTCGAATACAAAGGCGAGATACGTGGCGTCGAGGTGCTGAAAGAGAACGAGTGGGATACATCGAAGACCTGCTCAAAGTGTGGTGACGACACGAAAGCGAACCGTGTCGAACGTGGGTTGTACGCCTGCCAGTCGTGTGGGTTGGTCGGGAACGCGGATTGCAACGGGGCGGAGAACATGCGCCAGAAGATAACTCCGAGTCCTCACGGTGAGGATAGGAGTAACGGCTGTGTGGCACAGCCATCGACATACTTGTTCGACCGCGAGAGCGGGATGTTTCGCACGAGAGAGCAAGTCGTGTCGTAGACCGGCAAATATCCCAACCTGCGGTACGGGAAGTCCCGCCGTTCACGGCGGGGAGGATGTCACCAAGTGGCTGTGAAACTGGTCAACGAACTCCGGGAGCCGGGACGGCAAATCTCCAACACGGGGTATCCACAGGCGAGTGTCTACGAGTTCCTCTTCGATGAACTCGATGCGTGTGGGGGAACGGTACTCATTATCCTTGACGAAGTCGACCATATCGAGGACGATTCGCTGCTATATAAACTGCCGCGTGCGCGCTCGAACGGCGACATTAGTGAGACGAAACTCGGCGTGATCGGTATCTCGAACGACTTGGACTTCCGGAGTCAACTCTCCTCGAAGGTTCGCTCATCTCTCTGCGAAAAAGAAGTCTCCTTCAGCGCATACGACGCCGATGAACTCCGGCTTGTGCTCGAACAACGCGAACGGGTCGCGTTTCAGGATGGCGTTCTCGAAGACGGGGTCGTCGCAATGTGTGCAGCCTACGGCGCGAAGGATTCGGGTGACGCACGGAAGGCCCTGGATCTTCTGCTGGAGGCCGGGGACGTCGCACGGGAGACCGGTTCGGATGTCGTGACCGAAGCGAATGTGCAGGTCGCCCGCGAGCGCGTCCAGACAGATCAGGTGGTGAAAGGGATACAGAATTACTCTCAACACGGGAAACTCGTTCTGTACGCACTGACGCTGCTTCACGAGCGTGGCGAGACGCCAGCACGGACGCGTGAAGTTGTGAATATGTACCGTGAAGTGGCCCATGCAGAAGGAACAAGTCCAGTTTCGGAGCGCTCAGTACGCGACTATCTGGGGGAACTGGCGCAGTTAGGAATTACAACGTCAGCGGAATACAATCGAGGGAAAGGCGGTGGGAAGTACAACGAACATCGGTTGGAGCAGTCCGTTTCGGCAGTCCGAAGCGGATTAGCAACGTTGTTGGAGTCCGCTTGAAGTGAGGCGACGTTGTTTTCTGCTGTTGACGGTGGTGTTTGTTCTGCGCTAACAGCGGAAGCAGTGGGGTGGGTGGGGAGAGTCTGAAATGAGGCATTCGCAAATCGCCTCGGGGTCACGTCTCGAGGCTTCCTGTTTCTACGACGCGCTTTGCAGACACCTCTAGGAAGTCATCGGTGTACGTAGGGAGCGCGTCCCCACAGGCGTGTCTTCGGGCCATCCCAGCCTTAGTTCAGAAAAGCCACGTTGAAGCACATTCATCGCTGCATTCGCATCACGTTCGTCGAGGCAATGGCCGCTGATTGCACCGTCATTGCCGCTGCCCACCCAGAGTCGGCCGCGGACGAAGTCATCGACGATGCTGGCTTCCTGGTCGATCCCACAGTGGGGTCCCTCACAGAGACACTCGAAGCAGCACTCGGTGGGAAGCGCCCACCGACAGACCCGACCGAACGCGCACAGCGCTATGACTGGGATGCAGTCGCCGATCAGGCAGAAACTGCCTATCAGCGTGCGATTGCGGGCTCCTGGTGAGCAGTCGTTCGCCAGAACGTCCCTGTTGCATACAACTGCATTCACTCTCCCATCGCTGTGCGTACGCCCAGGTAACTCCAGACCTCCAGTCGGCGTCCACACTCGTCGAATACCGTCGAGTTAGACGCAGGCGCTGTGGCCCTCGACAGATCACGGCCTGTCTCTCGAACTCGATATGTTGAACGCATGCAATAGCTGCGTTTCGGTGCACCCAGAATATTCACACCTGGCTTGAACGGCCGCTAGAGTCCTTCTCGCGCCCGATTATCGCGTTGTGTGGCGACTGGCTGCCTGTTTCTTCGGGGAACATCACTATTGCAGAGACAGCACAGAGAGGCCGTCTCGATGTCGAATGCAACGTCTGTGGCTGTGAGTCGACCCCAGAGCAGAGAGTCACTCCAGTCGTTTGTGCATCGACCGAGAGAGAGAAACCGCCAGACGGAGTCCGTGTGTGAAGATTCAAGCTGGTGACTGAGAGTTCGCTGCGGCGAGCATCTTCGCGTGTTTCTCTGCTGTGGGTGAGAAGGCAGTCTCTCGTCTCATGCACGATAGGCACGTTCGCGGCCACGGAGAACATACCGCTGCTGGGTGTCGTTCCTCCCGTAGCGCTAGCGTGGCTCACAAACGCAGTGGCTCTCTATGCGCTCGAAGGGGCAGGCTGCACTCCATCGGTCTGATATCACGGGTGACGCAGGCACAAGCGCGGTCTTCGAGCGAAGGCGAAGCAACTGAAAACCCACTCTGATCGAATCAGGGAGATCTCAGACATCTCGATTCGTCTCGCATGTTGTCCTCATGGAGCGAGAACTGCTTCATAGTACTACGTGCTCCGTTCATTTTCTCACTATGGAATGCGCCGTATCGTATCTTCTATGACCTGATTGAACACCATCTCACGCTATTCGAGGCTCCACTTCTCCCGTAAAAATATCTCAGAGATACCTTTGATTCAACAAAAACGCGGGTTATTTCACGCTCAGAAAACGCTCGATTTAATTATATCGTTACTGACCAACTACCACGTATGACCACTCCAGCACCCACGGCCGACCGCGGGATATCAACAGTCGTTGGCTTCGTCCTCATGGTTGGCATGGTGATTGCTGGAGTGTCGATAACGCTTGCAATCGGAACGATTGCGTTGACTGACGTCCAGGATCAGGTTGGGGCTGATCGAGCCTCGAATTCGATGGCACAACTCGACTCTCAGGTGAGTCAGGTTGCACTGGGTGATTCACCGACACAGCAGATTCGCCTTGGCGGCGGTGATGGGGGGACGGTGCGCGTCGATGACGATGCCGGCCGGATTCAACTCGCCTCGATTTCCGAGACCGGCACGGAAACACTCCTGCTGAATAAGACCTACGGCGCAATCGAGTACGAAGTCGGTGAGACCGTGGTTGCATACCAAGGAGGGGGTGTCTGGCGTCACCAGGATGACTACACTCAGATGGTCTCCGTCCCGGAATATCACTATCGCAACGGCACGCTCACCTTCCCCATCATCAGAGTCACTGGCGTCGATCAGACTTCGTCTGCCACTTCGCCCCTCACCGTCAGAGAGAATGGAACGACGCTGATCTACCCGAACGAATCCCAGAATCGCGAAAACCCACTTACGACACAGAAGGTGCAAGTGACGGTCACCAGTGAGTATCACGACGGCTGGTATGAGTACTTCAGTGACCGAAATGAGGGAAGCGTTGTGCACGACCCTGGCAATGAGACGGTCTCGGTGACGCTTACGGTCCCCGTCAAAGAGCGATTCAACTATGCCGTTGCTGCAACCGCAGAGAATGGCGATCCTGTCGAGAGCGGGCCGAGCGGGCAGATCGTGGGGCCAATCACAGAAGGCGTCGATCGCCCCTCGCCGGATCGCGAAATCGAACAGCGGATCGACGAGTGCAAAGCAGGTGGCTGCACCGATCTCTCAACGGCATTGAATGACGATTCACTCGAGAATGGGACATACTTTGCAGATGGTGACAGGACAATTGATTCAGGCACGGAATTCGATACTGCAAATGGAGATGTCACGGTCGTCGTCAATGGCTCTGTGACGTTCAAAGGATGCCTCGTTTTGCGTCCGGTTGAGGAGGGTTTCAGGCGCTCTCTCGGAGATATTCCGACACATTCACCCTGAAATGGACGCCGTCTGGCGATATGGCATCGCTCAGACGGCTTGCCTGGATGTGTCGAAAGCTAGCCAAACAACACGTTGACGAGCCGGACGTACCCGCC contains:
- a CDS encoding DUF7289 family protein, which gives rise to MTTPAPTADRGISTVVGFVLMVGMVIAGVSITLAIGTIALTDVQDQVGADRASNSMAQLDSQVSQVALGDSPTQQIRLGGGDGGTVRVDDDAGRIQLASISETGTETLLLNKTYGAIEYEVGETVVAYQGGGVWRHQDDYTQMVSVPEYHYRNGTLTFPIIRVTGVDQTSSATSPLTVRENGTTLIYPNESQNRENPLTTQKVQVTVTSEYHDGWYEYFSDRNEGSVVHDPGNETVSVTLTVPVKERFNYAVAATAENGDPVESGPSGQIVGPITEGVDRPSPDREIEQRIDECKAGGCTDLSTALNDDSLENGTYFADGDRTIDSGTEFDTANGDVTVVVNGSVTFKGCLVLRPVEEGFRRSLGDIPTHSP
- a CDS encoding RNA-guided endonuclease InsQ/TnpB family protein, which gives rise to MAIEATRTYVGSIQNQQQVCDGLDSLGDSASKIWNVARWTVDRIWNATGEIPDESVLKSYMKNQPCWKDLNAQSSQKVIEELSDAFQSWFDLRHKFDEANPPGYRKHGDTRPKSTITFKEDGFKHDPENNRVRLSKGSNLKEYWSDFLLCGYQTRPDVDLAEVNSVQNVRAVWTGDEWELHFVCKVELETLDSAGGEVAGIDLGIKNLATVAFPDEYVLYPGNSLKEDKHYFKRAEYDTEGENGPSEKSMWARRKLADRETHFYHTLTDTIITECVERNVGTLAVSWPEDVRESDWGKTGNKKLHTWAFDRIYQYLEYKGEIRGVEVLKENEWDTSKTCSKCGDDTKANRVERGLYACQSCGLVGNADCNGAENMRQKITPSPHGEDRSNGCVAQPSTYLFDRESGMFRTREQVVS